In the genome of Streptomyces collinus, one region contains:
- a CDS encoding NHL domain-containing protein, with the protein MSSADAEATGGEHSDPPISTVAGTGGAGFSGDNGHAVSAQLNRPYGIAVDGTGTVYFSDYNNHRVRKITTDGKISTVAGTGAAGFSGDNGPAASAQLNCPREIAVDGAGAVYITDAGNHRVRKITADGKISTFAGTGTAGFSGDGGLATAARLNYLLGVAVDGSGAVYIADHHNCRVRKVTADGKISTFAGTGSAGFGGDGGPALSAQLRRPYALAVDDADDLCIADAENHRVRKVTADGTISTLAGTGTAGFGGDDGPAASAKLNLPLGVVVDSSGILYISDYHNHRVRKVSADGTISTLAGTGTAGFGGDDGPAASAKLNYPFGLAVDCVDTLYIADHINNRVRKVTSAKMAGLPASGTVVSWANVRSRLRMAVLRESTKDGAEIHQLLAASRDHQRWRMVAAGQDDGDVLYRFENVRSGKVLEVVGAQEAAGAVVAQRAYEGTEARHQQWRLIPVGSVHDTPRVFEIANRNSGLLLRVDTNACTPIKQDGAEGLPQSRQWQLLRV; encoded by the coding sequence ATGAGCAGTGCCGACGCGGAAGCCACAGGTGGCGAGCACTCCGATCCTCCGATCAGCACGGTCGCCGGGACCGGGGGTGCGGGATTCAGCGGAGACAACGGCCACGCCGTCTCCGCTCAGTTGAACCGGCCGTACGGGATCGCGGTGGACGGCACCGGAACCGTGTACTTCTCCGACTACAACAACCACCGGGTCCGGAAGATCACGACGGACGGGAAGATCAGCACGGTGGCGGGGACCGGGGCGGCGGGATTCAGCGGGGACAACGGCCCCGCTGCCTCGGCCCAGTTGAACTGCCCGCGGGAGATCGCGGTGGACGGTGCGGGCGCCGTCTACATCACCGACGCCGGCAACCACCGGGTCCGGAAGATCACCGCCGACGGGAAGATCAGCACGTTCGCCGGCACGGGCACGGCCGGGTTCAGCGGTGACGGCGGCCTGGCCACCGCCGCGCGGTTGAACTATCTGCTGGGGGTGGCGGTGGACGGCTCCGGTGCCGTCTACATCGCCGACCACCACAATTGCCGGGTCCGCAAGGTCACAGCCGACGGGAAGATCAGCACCTTCGCGGGGACCGGCTCCGCGGGATTCGGAGGAGACGGCGGTCCAGCGCTTTCAGCCCAGCTCAGGCGCCCGTACGCCCTGGCTGTGGACGACGCGGACGACCTCTGCATCGCCGATGCCGAGAACCACCGCGTCCGGAAGGTCACGGCGGACGGGACGATCAGTACGCTCGCCGGCACGGGCACCGCGGGCTTCGGCGGGGACGACGGCCCGGCCGCCTCGGCCAAGCTGAACCTCCCGCTGGGGGTGGTGGTGGACAGCTCCGGCATCCTCTACATCTCCGACTACCACAACCACCGGGTCCGGAAGGTCTCGGCGGACGGGACGATCAGTACGCTCGCCGGCACGGGCACCGCGGGCTTCGGCGGTGACGACGGCCCGGCCGCCTCGGCCAAGCTGAACTACCCGTTCGGGCTCGCTGTGGACTGCGTCGACACGCTCTACATCGCGGACCACATCAACAACCGGGTCCGCAAGGTCACGTCGGCGAAAATGGCCGGACTGCCCGCTTCCGGCACGGTGGTCTCCTGGGCCAACGTGCGCAGCAGGCTGCGGATGGCGGTCCTGCGTGAGTCCACCAAGGACGGGGCCGAGATCCACCAGTTGCTCGCCGCGTCCAGGGACCATCAACGATGGCGGATGGTCGCGGCGGGGCAGGACGACGGCGATGTCCTCTACAGGTTCGAGAACGTGCGCAGCGGCAAGGTCCTGGAGGTCGTCGGGGCCCAGGAGGCGGCCGGGGCGGTGGTCGCGCAGCGCGCTTACGAAGGCACTGAGGCACGCCACCAGCAGTGGAGGCTGATCCCGGTGGGCTCGGTGCATGACACCCCGCGGGTGTTCGAGATCGCGAACCGCAACAGCGGTCTGCTCCTGCGCGTCGACACCAACGCCTGCACGCCGATCAAGCAGGACGGGGCGGAGGGGCTGCCCCAGAGCCGGCAGTGGCAGTTGCTCCGGGTGTGA
- a CDS encoding ATP-binding protein: protein MKTELTLLSRVAYRGREITAPRLRGLLALLAGELRSGCSTARLVDGLWQEGQLPANPANALRILVSRTRSQLGADVVVSTPTGYRLALDEEQVDSSAVVRCAEACARYARAGDHAAALASAEDGLSFWDAAPDAAAAPGDPVAELRAERAPVHGSLVRCRALALARLGRRAEAMAPLTEVFAGAPRDEEVLAELLRAEAATAGPSAALARYDAYRRELRDGLGSDPGAGLKAVHQELLQVEAPAVRYGVPHDPNPLLGRDEDLASVAGLLHASRLVSIVGPGGLGKTRLAHAVSREAEQRVVHFVSLAGVGTDEDVAGEVASALGSGKGPGGGVGAYGSGTEVTAGIISALGAGPVLLVLDNCEQVLLGAAGLVRELVARSRDLRVLVTSRAPLGLSSEAVYQLPQLSLTTSVELFEQRARAARPDVELPPDAVVGLCRHLDGLPLAVELAAARVRVLSVPEIARRLGDRFALLRGGTRDAPERHRTLHAVVEWSWNLLEDDARAALRALSIFPGGFAGEAAEHLLGEGGDALYLLEQLVDQSLLKAGDTAAGIRFRMLETVREFSAVRRAAAGEEEAVADRFLNWARDFGLANHDVLFGPEPLRHWPRLRAEQDNLVLALRLALTREDHATTAAAGAVLAGVWLTDSTSFHRVFALAADTAVPLSHYRPDARHTEVTRSLCAACVTAPFVGYGPLRARHLVTLRRLPPAEPDTLLRALAVALCALPDMRPPGYETLQELCASDAPLLAGVAEAVASYLWEHEQQHERALSSARRLLAAVDAVPNPSLKLLGHSRCSELCGDAGLGEEAYRHLLAALDALNHLSDQSPTTGLRRGLVLACLQRGEVAEAEEWQRRVELSRPPEQTSVLTNDMAAWAEIALARGLTELGLKRWRMAVERVRASDSPHADPGMDAWARAIEAYAVVAHAYAGRLELVSGLVTALESRLRTLLADGFRPSRETPLSGIDVLALGLVRLAAGDASAVRLLALAQRLHVPQTFPTMSADRARRVAEETDRAAYADAVPEYAALGRDELRDAARALISGRG from the coding sequence GTGAAGACCGAGTTGACCCTCCTGTCGCGTGTGGCCTACCGCGGTCGGGAGATCACCGCGCCCCGGCTGCGAGGGCTGCTTGCGCTGCTCGCGGGCGAGTTGCGCTCCGGTTGCTCTACCGCGCGGCTGGTGGACGGGCTGTGGCAGGAGGGCCAGCTGCCGGCCAATCCGGCCAACGCGCTGCGGATCCTGGTTTCGCGCACGCGTTCGCAGCTCGGTGCCGACGTCGTCGTCAGCACCCCGACCGGTTACCGGCTGGCGCTCGACGAGGAGCAGGTCGACAGTTCGGCGGTGGTGCGATGCGCCGAGGCCTGCGCCCGGTACGCCCGGGCCGGGGACCACGCCGCCGCCCTGGCGAGTGCGGAGGACGGCCTCTCGTTCTGGGACGCGGCCCCGGACGCCGCCGCCGCGCCGGGCGACCCGGTGGCGGAGCTGCGGGCCGAGCGGGCGCCGGTCCACGGCTCCCTCGTGCGCTGCCGCGCGCTCGCGCTCGCCCGGCTGGGGCGACGGGCCGAGGCCATGGCGCCGCTGACCGAGGTCTTCGCCGGGGCGCCGCGCGACGAGGAGGTACTGGCCGAGCTGCTGCGTGCCGAGGCGGCCACGGCCGGGCCGTCGGCAGCGCTCGCCCGCTACGACGCGTACCGGCGCGAGCTGCGCGACGGCCTCGGCAGCGACCCGGGCGCCGGGCTCAAGGCCGTGCACCAGGAACTGCTGCAGGTCGAGGCGCCCGCGGTCCGGTACGGAGTGCCGCACGATCCGAATCCGCTGCTGGGACGGGATGAGGATCTCGCGTCGGTGGCCGGGCTGTTGCACGCCTCGCGGTTGGTCTCGATCGTCGGCCCCGGCGGGCTCGGCAAGACCCGGCTCGCGCACGCCGTCAGCCGCGAGGCGGAGCAGCGGGTGGTGCATTTCGTCTCGCTGGCCGGAGTCGGTACGGACGAGGACGTGGCCGGTGAGGTGGCGTCGGCGCTCGGCAGCGGGAAGGGGCCTGGCGGTGGCGTCGGGGCGTACGGCAGCGGGACGGAGGTGACCGCGGGAATCATCTCCGCCCTCGGCGCCGGCCCCGTGCTGCTGGTACTGGACAACTGCGAGCAGGTCCTCCTGGGTGCGGCCGGCCTGGTGCGGGAGCTGGTGGCGCGCTCCAGGGACCTGCGCGTGCTGGTCACCAGCAGGGCACCGTTGGGTCTGAGCTCGGAAGCGGTGTACCAGCTGCCCCAACTGAGCCTGACGACCTCGGTCGAGCTCTTCGAACAGCGGGCCCGGGCCGCCCGCCCCGATGTAGAGCTTCCGCCCGACGCAGTGGTGGGACTGTGCCGGCATCTGGACGGTCTGCCGCTCGCCGTGGAGTTGGCGGCCGCGCGGGTGCGGGTGCTGTCCGTGCCCGAGATCGCCCGCCGCCTCGGCGACAGGTTCGCGCTGCTGCGCGGCGGGACCCGGGACGCACCCGAGCGGCACCGCACCCTGCACGCCGTCGTGGAGTGGAGCTGGAACCTGCTGGAGGACGACGCCCGGGCGGCACTGCGGGCGCTGTCGATCTTCCCCGGCGGTTTCGCCGGAGAGGCTGCGGAACATCTGCTGGGCGAGGGCGGCGACGCGCTGTACCTGCTGGAGCAGCTCGTGGACCAGTCGCTGCTGAAGGCCGGCGACACCGCGGCCGGGATCCGCTTCCGCATGCTGGAAACGGTGCGGGAGTTCAGCGCCGTCCGGCGGGCCGCGGCCGGTGAGGAGGAGGCGGTCGCCGACCGGTTCCTGAACTGGGCGCGAGACTTCGGACTCGCCAACCACGACGTGCTGTTCGGGCCCGAGCCGCTGCGGCACTGGCCGCGGCTGCGTGCCGAGCAGGACAACCTCGTACTCGCCCTGCGGCTTGCCCTCACCCGCGAGGATCACGCCACCACCGCCGCGGCCGGAGCGGTGCTGGCCGGTGTCTGGCTCACCGACTCGACGAGCTTCCACCGGGTCTTCGCGCTGGCCGCCGACACCGCGGTGCCGCTGTCGCACTACCGCCCCGACGCCCGGCACACCGAGGTCACCCGCTCCCTCTGCGCCGCCTGTGTCACCGCCCCGTTCGTAGGATACGGCCCGCTCCGGGCACGCCATCTCGTCACCCTGCGCCGACTGCCGCCCGCCGAGCCGGACACGCTGCTGCGGGCACTCGCCGTCGCGCTGTGCGCGCTTCCGGACATGCGCCCGCCCGGCTACGAGACGCTGCAGGAACTGTGCGCCAGCGACGCGCCCTTGCTGGCGGGCGTCGCCGAGGCCGTGGCCAGCTACCTCTGGGAGCACGAGCAACAGCACGAGCGTGCGCTGTCCTCCGCGCGCCGGCTGCTCGCCGCGGTCGACGCCGTGCCCAACCCGTCGCTGAAGCTGCTCGGTCACTCCCGGTGCAGCGAGCTGTGCGGGGACGCCGGTCTCGGCGAGGAGGCGTACCGGCATCTGCTGGCGGCGCTGGACGCCTTGAACCACCTGAGTGACCAGTCGCCCACGACGGGCCTGCGCCGAGGGCTCGTACTGGCCTGCCTGCAGCGCGGTGAGGTGGCAGAGGCCGAGGAGTGGCAGCGGCGGGTGGAGCTGAGCCGGCCGCCGGAGCAGACCTCGGTCCTGACGAACGATATGGCCGCATGGGCCGAGATCGCGCTGGCCCGCGGGCTGACCGAGCTGGGCCTGAAGCGGTGGCGGATGGCCGTGGAGCGGGTGCGCGCGAGCGACTCGCCGCACGCCGACCCCGGCATGGATGCCTGGGCGCGGGCGATCGAAGCCTACGCGGTGGTCGCGCACGCGTACGCCGGGCGGCTTGAGCTGGTCAGCGGCCTGGTGACCGCGCTGGAGAGCCGGCTGCGTACGCTGCTCGCCGACGGCTTCCGCCCGTCCCGGGAGACTCCCCTGTCCGGCATCGACGTTCTGGCCCTCGGCCTGGTCCGGCTCGCCGCGGGCGATGCCTCGGCGGTGCGGCTGCTGGCGCTGGCGCAGCGGCTGCACGTGCCGCAGACGTTCCCCACGATGTCCGCCGACCGTGCCCGGCGGGTGGCTGAGGAGACCGACAGGGCGGCGTACGCCGACGCGGTGCCGGAGTACGCCGCCCTGGGGCGGGACGAGTTGCGGGACGCGGCCCGCGCGCTCATTTCGGGTCGCGGTTGA
- a CDS encoding ABC transporter permease, whose protein sequence is MSALGLALRDSSTMLRRNLLHARRYPSGTLNLLLTPIMMLLLFVYIFGDVMSAGIGGGGADRSEYIAYIVPGILLMTIGSTVIGAAVYVSMDMTEGLIARFRTMAVYRGSVLVGHVIGSVVQSVASVVLVGAVGVAIGFRSTDATALEWLAVFGLVTLFALALTWIAVGMGMASPNPEAASNMAMPLILLPLISSAFIPAETMPGWFRPIAEYQPFTPAIETLRGLLLGTGIGHNGWLAVAWCLGLTALGYRWSTAQFNRDPK, encoded by the coding sequence ATGAGCGCCCTCGGCCTCGCCCTCCGCGACTCCTCCACCATGCTGCGCCGCAACCTCCTGCACGCCCGGCGCTACCCGTCCGGCACCCTGAACCTGCTGCTCACACCGATCATGATGCTGCTGCTCTTCGTCTACATCTTCGGCGACGTGATGAGCGCGGGCATCGGCGGCGGCGGTGCGGACCGCTCCGAGTACATCGCCTACATCGTCCCGGGCATCCTCCTGATGACCATCGGCAGCACCGTGATCGGGGCCGCGGTGTACGTCTCCATGGACATGACCGAGGGCCTCATCGCCCGCTTCCGCACGATGGCGGTCTACCGCGGTTCGGTACTGGTCGGGCACGTCATCGGCAGCGTTGTGCAGTCGGTCGCCAGCGTGGTCCTCGTCGGTGCCGTGGGCGTGGCCATCGGCTTCAGGTCCACGGACGCCACGGCACTGGAGTGGCTGGCGGTCTTCGGCCTGGTCACCCTGTTCGCCTTGGCGCTCACCTGGATCGCGGTCGGGATGGGCATGGCCAGCCCCAACCCCGAGGCGGCCAGCAACATGGCCATGCCGCTGATCCTCCTGCCGCTCATCTCCAGCGCGTTCATCCCCGCCGAGACCATGCCGGGCTGGTTCCGGCCGATCGCCGAGTACCAGCCGTTCACCCCGGCCATCGAGACCCTGCGCGGACTGCTCCTCGGCACCGGGATCGGCCACAACGGCTGGCTCGCCGTCGCCTGGTGCCTCGGCCTGACCGCGCTCGGCTACCGCTGGTCGACGGCTCAGTTCAACCGCGACCCGAAATGA
- a CDS encoding ATP-binding cassette domain-containing protein: MTTTTDASAIAATGLRKSFGDKLVLDGIDLHVPTGTIFSLLGPNGAGKTTAVKILSTLITADAGELRVGGHDLTTDPQAVRAAIGVTGQFSAVDGLITGEENMLLMADLHHLPRREGRRVAAGLLERFDLTDAAKKPASTYSGGMKRRLDLAMTLVGSPRIIFLDEPTTGLDPRSRHNMWQIIRELVAGGVTVFLTTQYLEEADELADRIAVLHDGRIAAEGSAGELKRLVPGGHVRLRFTAPAAYRSAASALREVTRDDEALALRIPSGGSQRELRSILDWLDSAGIEADELTVHTPDLDDVFFALTGPAGVPNQPKETTR; this comes from the coding sequence ATGACGACAACGACCGACGCATCCGCCATCGCGGCCACGGGGCTGCGGAAGTCCTTCGGGGACAAGCTGGTCCTCGACGGCATCGACCTCCACGTGCCCACGGGCACGATCTTCTCCCTCCTCGGCCCGAACGGCGCCGGCAAGACCACCGCCGTCAAGATCCTCTCCACCCTGATCACCGCCGATGCCGGCGAGCTGCGGGTCGGCGGCCACGACCTCACCACCGACCCACAGGCCGTGCGCGCCGCGATCGGCGTCACCGGTCAGTTCTCCGCCGTCGACGGCCTGATCACCGGCGAGGAGAACATGCTCCTCATGGCGGACCTGCACCACCTGCCCCGACGCGAGGGGCGCCGCGTCGCCGCCGGGCTGCTGGAGCGCTTCGACCTCACCGACGCCGCGAAGAAGCCCGCCTCCACCTACTCCGGCGGCATGAAGCGCCGCCTCGACCTCGCCATGACCCTGGTCGGCAGCCCGCGCATCATCTTCCTCGACGAGCCCACGACCGGCCTCGATCCGCGCAGCCGCCACAACATGTGGCAGATCATCCGCGAACTCGTCGCGGGCGGCGTCACCGTCTTCCTCACCACCCAGTACCTGGAAGAGGCCGACGAACTCGCCGACCGCATCGCCGTGCTCCACGACGGCAGGATCGCCGCCGAGGGAAGCGCCGGGGAACTCAAGCGGCTCGTCCCGGGCGGACACGTCCGGCTCCGCTTCACCGCCCCGGCCGCGTACCGGTCGGCCGCCTCCGCTCTGCGCGAGGTCACCCGGGACGACGAGGCGCTGGCGCTGCGGATCCCCAGCGGCGGCAGCCAGCGCGAACTGCGTTCCATCCTCGACTGGCTGGACTCCGCCGGGATCGAGGCGGACGAACTGACCGTCCACACGCCCGACCTCGACGACGTGTTCTTCGCCCTCACCGGCCCGGCCGGCGTCCCCAACCAGCCCAAGGAGACCACCCGATGA
- a CDS encoding methyltransferase domain-containing protein — translation MPTAPHIALDSAAPAAVDGRHIRALTFQSVRMEYLRRVLGELSLTAVGHRALVVGSGRGLLARGLARLGFETVAADPSPAATALARGADDGLGVTYLTTPAEELDLPDGSFDLVYCADILEITERPDAVLAEAARVLRPGGALAYDTVNRTPVSRLIYLGAFQALPTTRIMPRGRYAAHRLRRPVELAESLDRAGLSAKDVSAFKPRDVRSLVRATRGRRRGTLTDDQLPELVEMVLEPGSRPVVTYLGYAVRRA, via the coding sequence ATGCCCACTGCTCCTCACATCGCACTCGACTCGGCAGCACCCGCGGCCGTCGACGGCCGCCACATCCGGGCCCTGACCTTCCAGTCCGTACGGATGGAGTACCTGCGACGTGTGCTCGGGGAGCTGAGTCTCACGGCGGTCGGCCACCGGGCGCTCGTCGTCGGCAGCGGGCGCGGCCTTCTGGCCCGCGGCCTCGCCCGTCTGGGGTTCGAGACCGTCGCCGCCGACCCGTCCCCCGCCGCGACGGCCCTGGCCCGGGGCGCGGACGACGGGCTGGGCGTCACGTATCTGACGACACCGGCAGAGGAACTCGACCTGCCGGACGGCTCCTTCGACCTCGTGTACTGCGCCGACATCCTGGAGATCACCGAACGGCCGGACGCGGTCCTGGCCGAGGCGGCACGCGTGCTGCGCCCCGGCGGAGCCCTCGCCTACGACACGGTGAACCGCACCCCCGTGTCCCGCCTCATCTACCTCGGCGCCTTCCAGGCCCTCCCGACCACACGGATCATGCCCCGGGGCCGCTACGCCGCTCACCGGCTGCGCCGCCCGGTGGAGCTTGCCGAGTCCCTCGACCGGGCGGGGCTCTCCGCGAAGGACGTCTCGGCGTTCAAGCCGCGTGATGTACGCAGTCTGGTGCGGGCGACGCGCGGGCGCCGGCGTGGGACGCTGACGGATGATCAGTTGCCGGAGCTCGTCGAGATGGTGCTCGAACCGGGGAGCAGGCCGGTCGTGACGTACCTGGGATACGCGGTGCGCCGGGCGTGA
- a CDS encoding alcohol dehydrogenase catalytic domain-containing protein codes for MDCALVPPGPVREAGHHRPLAATTCDLDHHVIDDKTPFSGFGPFPIGHECVGTVVEAGPDCTDVAVGDVVGVAWHIACGTCAQCELGHTARCLRHGDAQYGLPVNGAWGGTFDELIRVPYADFNLAKLPAGVDPVHLASIGDNLALGWETVMPTVAGITDPKIAVFGCTRGRT; via the coding sequence GTGGATTGTGCACTGGTCCCCCCGGGGCCAGTTCGAGAAGCCGGCCATCACCGCCCGCTCGCGGCGACGACCTGCGATCTCGACCACCACGTCATCGACGACAAGACGCCGTTCTCCGGGTTCGGACCGTTCCCGATCGGCCACGAGTGCGTGGGCACGGTCGTCGAGGCCGGCCCCGACTGCACGGACGTCGCGGTCGGCGACGTCGTCGGCGTCGCCTGGCACATCGCGTGCGGCACCTGCGCACAGTGCGAGCTCGGACACACCGCCCGCTGTCTCCGCCACGGCGACGCCCAGTACGGCCTGCCGGTGAACGGGGCATGGGGCGGGACGTTCGACGAACTCATCCGCGTCCCCTACGCGGACTTCAACCTCGCCAAGCTGCCCGCCGGGGTCGACCCCGTGCACCTGGCCTCGATCGGCGACAACCTCGCCCTCGGCTGGGAGACGGTGATGCCGACCGTCGCCGGGATCACCGACCCGAAGATCGCGGTCTTCGGCTGCACGCGCGGCCGAACATGA
- a CDS encoding DUF2975 domain-containing protein — protein sequence MGKLTLCALRTVLVVLLVGTVLVQALMVWTLVSGNDPEDGSLPLTPLRVITILGLVSAQVVLVCVWRLVTMVRRRTVFSPDAFRYVDAVIGAIVAAALVWFAVTILNAPGQRDDPGVTVIMGGVGLAILGVALIVLVLRMLLAQTVARDAEASQMQAELNDVI from the coding sequence ATGGGAAAGCTGACACTGTGCGCGCTGCGCACTGTGCTGGTGGTGCTGCTCGTCGGCACCGTGCTCGTACAGGCATTGATGGTGTGGACGCTGGTCAGCGGGAACGACCCGGAGGACGGGTCGCTCCCGCTGACGCCGCTGCGCGTGATCACGATCCTGGGCCTGGTGTCGGCCCAGGTCGTGCTGGTCTGCGTATGGCGGCTGGTGACGATGGTGCGACGCCGGACCGTGTTCTCCCCCGACGCCTTCCGCTACGTGGACGCCGTGATCGGCGCGATCGTGGCGGCCGCCCTCGTGTGGTTCGCGGTCACGATCCTCAACGCGCCGGGCCAGCGGGACGATCCGGGCGTCACCGTCATCATGGGCGGTGTCGGCCTGGCCATCCTGGGCGTCGCGCTCATCGTGCTCGTGTTGCGGATGCTGCTCGCCCAGACCGTCGCCCGCGACGCCGAAGCATCGCAGATGCAGGCCGAATTGAACGACGTGATCTGA
- a CDS encoding nuclear transport factor 2 family protein, translating into MSEFATSTAPADVVRRRYLASAAGDRAALRATLAPDVEWTEMAGFPLAGTYRTPEGVPVGVMEKLGEDGDVWTAHDDTYVADGESVVVLARYTATHRVTGRPVDVRVAHHFVVRGGLIVRCEQFTDTALVRDAMSP; encoded by the coding sequence ATGAGCGAGTTCGCCACGTCCACCGCCCCGGCCGACGTCGTACGCCGCCGGTACCTGGCCTCGGCGGCCGGCGACCGGGCGGCGCTGCGGGCCACGCTCGCCCCTGACGTGGAGTGGACGGAGATGGCAGGCTTTCCCCTCGCCGGCACCTACCGCACGCCCGAGGGCGTCCCCGTCGGCGTCATGGAGAAGCTCGGCGAGGACGGGGACGTCTGGACCGCCCACGACGACACCTACGTCGCCGACGGTGAGAGCGTCGTCGTCCTCGCCCGCTACACCGCGACTCACAGGGTCACCGGCAGACCGGTCGACGTCCGGGTGGCCCACCACTTCGTGGTGCGCGGCGGCCTGATCGTCCGCTGCGAGCAGTTCACGGACACCGCGCTCGTCCGCGACGCGATGAGCCCGTGA
- a CDS encoding jacalin-like lectin translates to MRRLLASIVVASAAIGGFITNTSPAIAADPASGSFSVLAYNVAGLPESISSAPTPREPATTEIGRRIAPYDVVNVQEDFNYHAFLYAGDTAHAYRTPTSGGAGIGSGLNTLSKLPYDTDDFERVRWKSCQFDSGDCLTPKGFTFIRQRLAEGVYVDFYNLHTNAGTNPGDLASRADNLNQLSAFIKTHSAGNAVVVMGDTNTRYTRSGDTIAEFAAANGLTDPWVQLIRGGTPPAKGSDALVCDQTGPTVPNTCEVVDKVLYRGSKLVSLDATSYNNEHARFLTDGGLMLSDHDPIKVDFSWSRAADFQLSDQFGGPHGDYYTDIDAVPAGARPVGLSLRSGTRVDGVGLTLGNGKVLSHGGTGGTASSLNLGSGEYIGSAQLCRGVKDGRTRIFSARFTTNLGRSLSGGTTTSDCVTRTAPSGWQIAGFHGRAGDEVDKLGFIYTKR, encoded by the coding sequence ATGCGCCGACTTCTAGCCTCCATCGTGGTGGCGTCAGCCGCGATCGGCGGGTTCATCACGAACACGTCCCCCGCCATTGCCGCCGACCCCGCGTCCGGATCCTTCAGCGTCCTCGCCTACAACGTCGCGGGCCTGCCGGAGAGCATCTCCTCCGCACCCACTCCGCGCGAGCCCGCCACCACGGAAATCGGCCGGCGGATCGCGCCGTACGACGTGGTCAACGTCCAGGAGGACTTCAACTACCACGCCTTTCTCTACGCCGGCGACACCGCGCACGCGTACCGCACCCCCACCAGCGGGGGTGCGGGTATCGGCAGCGGTCTCAACACCCTGTCGAAGCTCCCGTACGACACCGACGACTTCGAGCGGGTGCGGTGGAAGTCCTGCCAGTTCGACTCCGGTGACTGCCTCACGCCCAAGGGGTTCACGTTCATCCGTCAGCGCCTCGCCGAGGGCGTGTACGTGGACTTCTACAACCTGCACACCAACGCCGGCACGAACCCCGGCGACCTGGCCTCGCGGGCGGACAACCTCAACCAGCTGTCGGCCTTCATCAAGACCCACTCGGCCGGCAACGCGGTCGTCGTCATGGGCGACACCAACACGCGCTACACGCGCTCGGGGGACACCATCGCGGAGTTCGCCGCCGCGAACGGTCTGACCGACCCCTGGGTCCAGCTCATCCGCGGCGGCACACCGCCCGCCAAGGGCAGCGACGCCCTGGTCTGCGACCAGACCGGTCCTACCGTGCCCAACACCTGCGAGGTCGTGGACAAGGTCCTGTACCGGGGCAGCAAACTCGTGTCGCTCGACGCCACCTCCTACAACAACGAGCACGCCAGGTTCCTCACCGACGGCGGGCTCATGCTGTCCGACCACGACCCCATCAAGGTGGACTTCTCCTGGTCGCGTGCCGCGGACTTCCAGCTCAGCGACCAGTTCGGCGGGCCCCACGGCGACTACTACACCGACATCGACGCCGTGCCGGCGGGCGCGCGTCCGGTGGGCCTCTCGCTGCGCAGCGGCACCCGCGTCGACGGCGTCGGCCTGACGCTCGGCAACGGCAAGGTCCTCAGCCACGGCGGGACCGGCGGCACGGCGTCGTCCCTGAATCTGGGCAGCGGGGAGTACATCGGTTCCGCCCAGCTGTGCCGGGGCGTGAAGGACGGCCGGACGCGGATCTTCTCCGCCAGGTTCACCACGAACCTCGGCAGGAGCCTGTCCGGCGGAACGACCACGTCCGACTGCGTCACGCGCACCGCGCCGTCGGGGTGGCAGATCGCCGGGTTCCACGGCCGGGCCGGTGACGAGGTCGACAAGCTGGGCTTCATCTACACGAAGCGCTGA
- a CDS encoding MarR family winged helix-turn-helix transcriptional regulator: MNEQAEISTPGDAANDALVLAFGRLQGAANRLEYILGRALEAECGISHLTFEVLLILGRAGEPGLSMGAIAQEQVLTTGGATRLVDRMVAAGLVERVEDPGDRRARLVRLTALGEETTVAAARAHVENIKRYFLAPLPVEDRDRFAENLRVLSHAARDMLPRLP, translated from the coding sequence GTGAATGAGCAGGCGGAGATCTCGACGCCGGGGGATGCGGCGAACGACGCCCTGGTGCTGGCCTTCGGCCGGCTGCAGGGGGCCGCGAACCGGCTGGAGTACATCCTGGGCCGGGCGCTGGAGGCGGAGTGCGGCATCAGCCATCTGACGTTCGAGGTGCTGCTCATTCTCGGGCGGGCGGGGGAGCCCGGGCTGTCGATGGGGGCCATCGCCCAGGAGCAGGTCCTGACCACGGGAGGGGCTACCCGCCTGGTGGACCGCATGGTGGCGGCCGGCCTGGTCGAACGGGTCGAGGACCCCGGTGACCGGCGTGCGCGCTTGGTACGTCTGACAGCGCTGGGGGAGGAGACCACGGTCGCCGCGGCCCGGGCGCACGTGGAGAACATCAAGCGCTACTTCCTCGCGCCCCTCCCGGTCGAGGACCGGGACCGGTTCGCCGAGAACCTCCGCGTCCTCAGCCACGCAGCCCGGGACATGCTGCCCCGGCTCCCCTGA